One Gammaproteobacteria bacterium genomic window, TAATCCGTTAAAATAATTGATTCGCAAAGTGCAAATATAACTGAATCATCTGCAAAACGATAATTTTTCTTTAATTCAACAAAGTTACTGATTTTTGAAGTGATTATTGATTGATTATTTGAGATTTCATTAAGCAAATTATATCCGGATTGATTCTTCATCAGGTTGCATAAATCAGCAAAGACATTTCCAACATCAACTGCCGGAAGTTGATTTTTATCACCTAATAAAATCAATTGAGCATTTGGTTTTAGTGCTTTTAATAGACCGCACATCATACTGATATCCAGCATTGATGCTTCGTCGATGATAATTAAATTATAAGGTAAGTGATTATCGTTGTTATAAAAATTAGTATTGCTTCTCGGTTTATATTTGAGCAAACGGTGAATCGTCACAGCATTTTGCGGAATTCGGCTGATAATTTCATCAGAGATTTCACTTTGCTCAAGGTTTTGGCGAATGCTTTCAATCATACGATTCGCCGCTTTTCCTGTCGGTGCTGCCAGAGCGATTGAATTGTCAGGATACAATTGCAAATACAACTGCAACATTTTAATAATTGCTGTGGTTTTACCAGTTCCCGGACCGCCGCTCAGTATAAAACGGGAATGAAATAATGCCGCAATTGCAGCCTGCCACTGCCAGTCAATTTCTTCCGTATTTACATTGATTTTAGTGATATTTTTTAGTATGGATTGCAAACTAATTAGATCAACATTAATCGCATGTTCACTTAAAAAATTGTTTCTAATAAAAATCTCATCATTATACAAACGTCTGAAACCACTTTTGCCATTCGTTTGCACGATATAGCCATGAGTACCATCCTGACTGATTAAATCATGTTCATACTCTTGCATACCCGTAATCGCCGAGTGACCTGATTCCGATGCAATTTGTATTTCACGAGCCAAATTTATTACACCCTGATTATTTGTAATTGATTTAAAAAAATGTACGATTTCCGGTACTAGGCTTGAATTCTTTTGTTTATCCATGTGAAAACTCACTTAATATTTCATCAATCAGTTTTTTGTCCGGTTTGTTAAAATAGACTCCCTGCCCCGCTTCATCCGGTTTCATGCCTCGAATAAAAATATATGCCACTCCTCCAAAGTCACGAGAATAATCAAAATCGGGAATTTTGTTTTGCAAAAACCGCGTAAATGCCACAGTGTATAACAAATATTGCAAATCATAATAATGATGCTGCACCGATTTTTCCAAATTTAAAAAGCTATAATCTTCAAAGGATTTTCCAAGATAATTACTTTTATAATCAATAATATAAAACTTTTTATTAAACTCAACAATGAGATCAATAAAACCAGTCAAAAAGCCTTTCAGACTATCATTTGAGAATTCAGTGGATTTATTTCTATGTTGACTCAGCCATCGACTGATTATTACTTTATCAACAGTTTCTAAAGGTAAAAGAAACTCCATTTCGACAATTTTATTCCTGACATTCTTGAGTTCAAACCCATCATTCCACAGCTTGGTATTAAGCACAGTGTGTATTTGCTGAGCAAGACATTCTGACCACTTTAAATCATAACCATTTTCTTTAAGTTGCCTCTCTGACACTTGCTGAATAACTGACTTTGCTGCATTAAAATCCAATTCCTCCAATATATGATGTTGCATTGTTCCGCTTTTGGTACCACCAGGAAAATCGAAGAAACTCTCGAAATTTTCTTTTTTCTTACCTTCTTCATCAGTTTCTGCATAGTATTGATGGTTTTTTGTTAAAGAAGAGAAACTGTAAACGCTTAAAGGTTGACTAATTTCTCCCTTAAATGGAGTTAATATGAGTGCCGGAGTGATATTGGAATCGTTGAAATGATTCGTTCTTTCATCAATATCAATGATGAAGTCTTTTATATTCGCGGAATTTACTTCAAGGTTTTTAAATAATCTTGTTATCGCAAGCCTGTCCAAATTTTTATCAAAGTCTGCACCAAGATAAACTCTAAATTTCGCTCGTGTAATCGCAACATAAAGCACACGCATCAGTTCAGCTTCTTGTTCCAATTGAAATTTGGCGACAGCTTCTTCAGTACCTCTCCAATCAATAATGCCATTATTATCGTTATCATGTACAGCAACAATTGAGTTAAGAAGTTTTCCATCATTTAAACCAATCGGCTTGATTTTCTCAATATTGGGTATAAAAACAATCGGAAACTCCAAGCCTTTGGATTTATGAATAGTCATTATAGTAATTTTCTGCCCATCACTTTCCAGTCGCCGTTTCTGGTTTTCATTATTGTCATTGATATTTTCAGGCTTGGAAATTTGTTTAATCAGCCATTCGTAAAACTGCTCAAGACTCAAACCATTGTCTTGCTGTTGTTGAAATAACTCTAGAAGATGAATCAAATCAGTATAATGTCTTTCGCCATCATTTCTACTCAATAAATTTTCGTAAACATTTTTCTCCTGAAGGAATATATTGAGTGATTCTGATAAACCTTGCTGTTGGCTTTGGACTCTTAAAGCAATAAATTCAGACGTTAATTCCTCTATATTCAGCGAATGAATTTCAGCAATATTCATCTGAAAAAATATTCCCTGATAGGTTGTAAAAACATTTTCTTTGGAGGGAAATAGAATTGCACGAATCAAATAATGCAATTGTTTAGCAATCTCGGTTGTAAAAATACTGGCTTCGCTACTGAGTGTGACACTGAAATTTTCAGCAATCAAAAACTCGTATAATTCAACAGCTTCCCTGTTTGTTTTAACCAATATTGCGATGTCTTTTTCTTGTAACTT contains:
- the recB gene encoding exodeoxyribonuclease V subunit beta, whose protein sequence is MQLFDLYKVSLNGTKLIEASAGTGKTYTLSGLYIRYIVEKRLTPDQILVVTFTKAATAELKGRLRQQLIECKNHLSGFHEVSKDDNKHLFELYESYKNEQHYPDALKLVSLAIICFDQASVFTINSFCQKILDDFNSECQSPVLAELINTDDEIKNYVYDFWRFKQKELSVDLLALIPDIEKIINKFKWLLSKSHYKSIGFRDIEINSKSLGETLSDLKILWESDKELLMDFIYCGKFSGNKYPKKSREKYKNDIEEFLNGQLTDVSKFTAESLKSNLNKDQTVYTFPDFFHQLEPIISEREIFVSQFLQECWNYILERLDKNLQENGIYSYSDQIRLVYQAVKTNSNLAHSISNQWQCVMIDEFQDTDALQFEIFNSCFNQGRNSLIYVGDPKQAIYDFRGADVFVYEKAKLSVDEIYNLETNWRSSEEMLNVSNSMFDSNNSFLLNAIAFHPSKSKDDQSSQLIDKEYSNALAVINSPAMNRHEKLKNELLRLLNFAEIQTASETRKLQEKDIAILVKTNREAVELYEFLIAENFSVTLSSEASIFTTEIAKQLHYLIRAILFPSKENVFTTYQGIFFQMNIAEIHSLNIEELTSEFIALRVQSQQQGLSESLNIFLQEKNVYENLLSRNDGERHYTDLIHLLELFQQQQDNGLSLEQFYEWLIKQISKPENINDNNENQKRRLESDGQKITIMTIHKSKGLEFPIVFIPNIEKIKPIGLNDGKLLNSIVAVHDNDNNGIIDWRGTEEAVAKFQLEQEAELMRVLYVAITRAKFRVYLGADFDKNLDRLAITRLFKNLEVNSANIKDFIIDIDERTNHFNDSNITPALILTPFKGEISQPLSVYSFSSLTKNHQYYAETDEEGKKKENFESFFDFPGGTKSGTMQHHILEELDFNAAKSVIQQVSERQLKENGYDLKWSECLAQQIHTVLNTKLWNDGFELKNVRNKIVEMEFLLPLETVDKVIISRWLSQHRNKSTEFSNDSLKGFLTGFIDLIVEFNKKFYIIDYKSNYLGKSFEDYSFLNLEKSVQHHYYDLQYLLYTVAFTRFLQNKIPDFDYSRDFGGVAYIFIRGMKPDEAGQGVYFNKPDKKLIDEILSEFSHG
- the recD gene encoding exodeoxyribonuclease V subunit alpha, whose translation is MDKQKNSSLVPEIVHFFKSITNNQGVINLAREIQIASESGHSAITGMQEYEHDLISQDGTHGYIVQTNGKSGFRRLYNDEIFIRNNFLSEHAINVDLISLQSILKNITKINVNTEEIDWQWQAAIAALFHSRFILSGGPGTGKTTAIIKMLQLYLQLYPDNSIALAAPTGKAANRMIESIRQNLEQSEISDEIISRIPQNAVTIHRLLKYKPRSNTNFYNNDNHLPYNLIIIDEASMLDISMMCGLLKALKPNAQLILLGDKNQLPAVDVGNVFADLCNLMKNQSGYNLLNEISNNQSIITSKISNFVELKKNYRFADDSVIFALCESIILTDYEKFAECRKYPHFTWKSPKKKSEKSQFLNQWVESHQNGETSMLLAATNSGENSVKELNQLSREVFHDNFEINEGMPVLVTQNDYTLGIFNGDIGFISKKKGQWYALFNIQGKQQYILLDAIKNWQLAHAISIHKSQGSEYDHVLITIADNIEEDFLNRELLYTAVSRAKKTIQLWCSENTIKTILKASNQRITFLSAK